One part of the Triplophysa dalaica isolate WHDGS20190420 chromosome 25, ASM1584641v1, whole genome shotgun sequence genome encodes these proteins:
- the rnf115b gene encoding E3 ubiquitin-protein ligase RNF115 isoform X1 — MAEAAAAPRHRYFCHCCKCEIDPKLPEYVCPRCESGFIEELSENNSLQRSDVTGAGDEITSQFSELWQLLFMERSALLSDPTVTDVLRSRSGVEAAVGAPASGPVGPVASTESSTVCTEPSHLPQVSSSHQRNPRLDQGQAMEGIVQQFLAGLFTNSDITGSQPSSWSSMLHSNPEDYAWGQGGLDAVITQLLGQTECSGPPPAEKEMISSLPTISISSEQAACQLECPVCKEEYSTGESVRQLPCLHCYHSNCIVPWLQLHDTCPVCRKSLDGEDRGFQPPPRPNPSSPTV; from the exons ATGGCCGAGGCTGCCGCGGCTCCACGACACCGGTATTTCTGTCATTGCTGTAAATGTGAAATCGATCCTAAACTCCCG GAGTATGTGTGTCCCAGATGTGAATCTGGTTTCATTGAAGAGCTTTCGGAGAATAACAG tCTTCAGAGGTCTGATGTTACTGGTGCAGGTGATGAAATAACCTCACAGTTTTCAGAG CTGTGGCAGCTGCTCTTCATGGAACGTTCGGCCCTCCTGTCTGACCCCACAGTCACAGATGTCCTCCGGAGCCGCTCTGGGGTCGAGGCTGCAGTTGGTGCTCCTGCCTCTGGGCCGGTGGGACCTGTAGCTTCCACAGAGTCTTCTACAGTCTGCACTGAGCCGTCACACCTCCCTCAAGTGTCAAGCAGTCACCAGCGAAACCCAAGACTGGATCAGGGACAGGCTATGGAGGG gATTGTCCAGCAGTTCTTGGCCGGTCTGTTTACCAATTCAGACATTACTGGTTCCCAACCATCTTCGTG GTCGAGCATGTTACACTCTAACCCTGAAGATTACGCTTGGGGACAAGGAGGCCTAGATGCGGTCATTACACAG TTGCTCGGTCAGACTGAATGTAGCGGTCCCCCTCCTGCTGAAAAAGAGATGATCTCATCTCTTCCCACCATTAGCATCTCCTCAGAGCAGGCTG CATGCCAGCTGGAATGCCCTGTGTGTAAAGAAGAGTATTCTACAGGAGAATCTGTGCGGCAGCTGCCCTGTCTCCACTGCTATCACAGCAACTGTATTGTGCCTTGGCTACAACTG CACGACACCTGTCCTGTCTGCCGGAAAAGTCTGGATGGTGAGGACCGTGGTTTCCAGCCACCTCCTAGGCCAAACCCGTCATCACCGACCGTATAG
- the ciarta gene encoding circadian associated repressor of transcription a — MLSPVSPSKWQVQDFSSTASLMYSESDQTEDESEIFSSEGEYTCSLPVTKKSRLGKRSKQTSKSPLESVDQGDVCVENGRLGGSSVSPAVQSSASTTKISTEGDLRFACKCSELHGYVRPLLELLNGLKTGRFEKGLSTFQQSMAVERLRKILGVLQKPDLGDKYMGTILQLEVLLKAWFPQVIPQHHDGTSSLHNPMARVQPRWNQDQLHIPVKKRRLSWSDSESQSSPSCKRFHEEERGQSLGDTSSWLSSSETTPSDLEDDNGICAIRKERASELELAENVSVHPLQQKTDSLNVAPATRTTGNPPPLVIPTSAKDGSNVGTQDCSVSSTTPTSDSPADSEVDERDQLLQHRAVVNR, encoded by the exons ATGCTGTCACCGGTAAGCCCTTCCAAATGGCAAGTGCAAGACTTCTCATCCACCGCCAGCCTCATGTACAGTGAGAGTGACCAGACGGAAGATGAATCTGAGATATTCTCCTCTGAGGGCGAGTACACCTGCAGTCTGCCTGTTACAAAAAAATCTCGTTTGGGCAAAAGGAGCAAACAAACTTCAAAATCACCTCTGGAGTCTGTGGATCAGGGAGACGTTTGTGTTGAAAACGGACGTCTGGGAGGTTCATCAGTATCTCCGGCAGTTCAGAGCTCCGCGTCAACAACAAAGATTTCTACGGAAGGAGATTTGAGATTTGCATGCAAA TGTTCAGAACTGCATGGGTATGTCAGGCCTCTCCTGGAGTTGTTAAATGGATTGAAAACTGGTCGATTTGAAAAAG GGTTGAGCACATTTCAGCAGAGCATGGCCGTTGAGAGACTACGAAAGATTCTGGGGGTTCTGCAGAAACCTGACCTCgg GGATAAATATATGGGGACTATTCTACAGTTGGAGGTGTTGTTGAAGGCCTGGTTCCCTCAGGTGATTCCACAACATCATGATGGAACATCATCACTCCACAATCCTATGGCTAGGGTTCAACCACGTTGGAATCAGGACCAGTTGCATATTCCTGTAAAG AAACGCAGATTGAGCTGGTCAGATTCCGAATCGCAAAGTTCGCCAAGCTGCAAGCGCTTTCACGAGGAGGAACGAGGACAGAGCCTCGGTGACACCAGCTCGTGGCTCAGCAGCTCTGAAACCACCCCCAGTGACCTAGAAGATGACAACGGCATCTGTGCAATTCGAAAGGAAAGGGCATCTGAACTTGAACTCGCTGAAAATGTTAGTGTCCACCCACTACAGCAGAAGACAGACTCCTTAAATGTTGCCCCCGCAACGAGAACAACAGGAAATCCACCTCCGCTTGTAATTCCAACCTCAGCTAAAGATGGCAGCAATGTTGGTACCCAAGACTGTTCAGTGTCCTCCACAACTCCTACTTCCGACTCACCAGCAGACTCGGAGGTGGATGAAAGAGATCAGCTATTGCAACACAGAGCTGTAGTAAATCGGTGA
- the crabp2b gene encoding cellular retinoic acid-binding protein 2b gives MEATLADFSGSWKMKSSENFEELLKALGVNVFLRKIAVAAASKPAVEITQQGESLSIQTSTSVRTTHVSFTVGQSFNETTVDGRPCTSFPKWETDSKITCEQTLQKGEGPETSWMRELTNDGQMILTMRAGDVVCTRVYERD, from the exons ATGGAGGCAACGCTCGCCGACTTTTCTGGCTCCTGGAAGATGAAAAGTTCAGAAAACTTCGAGGAGTTGTTGAAAGCGCTCG GCGTAAATGTCTTTCTGAGGAAAATTGCAGTCGCGGCCGCCTCCAAACCAGCTGTTGAAATTACACAGCAGGGAGAAAGCCTCTCCATTCAGACTTCTACTAGCGTGCGGACCACTCACGTCTCCTTTACAGTGGGCCAGTCCTTCAACGAGACCACAGTAGATGGACGTCCATGCACT AGTTTTCCGAAATGGGAGACGGACAGTAAGATAACATGTGAGCAGACGCTGCAGAAGGGGGAGGGCCCTGAGACATCATGGATGCGTGAGCTGACCAATGACGGACAGATGATATTG ACTATGAGAGCTGGTGATGTTGTCTGTACCCGTGTGTATGAACGAGACTAA
- the scamp3 gene encoding secretory carrier-associated membrane protein 3, which produces MSKYSAFPEAADDHNPFQDPSVMQHSSNAGYATLDLYNPFDNSTAGPPPPYEATSPSALPPAQTPTSSTTPTEPKNYGSYGTQSEVKATTAELLRKQEELERKAKELERRERELDAHALGSGASRQNNWPPLPSFCPVGPCFYQDINVEISQNFQRTVTTMYYYWMFTACTLAFNLFSCLAMFCVDPGNGVGFGLAILWALLFTPCSFVCWYRPVYKAFRSDSSFNFFAFFFVFFAQLVLYVIMTIGIPGWGFSGWIVSLAALRTSKAVGVIMLLNSVLFTAQAAMGVVLLKRVHSMYRKTEASFQKAQAEFATGVLSNQAVRQAAASATVSAAQGAFTAPR; this is translated from the exons ATGTCAAAATATAGCGCTTTTCCCGAAGCAGCGGATGATCACAATCCTTTTCAG GATCCATCAGTGATGCAGCATAGCAGTAACGCTGGCTACGCCACTCTGGACCTTTATAACCCATTTGACAACAGCACAGCTGGG CCTCCGCCCCCTTATGAGGCCACATCTCCTTCAGCGCTGCCCCCTGCTCAGACACCAACAAGTAGCACCACACCCACTGAACCCAAGAATTATGGATCCTATGGAACACAG TCTGAAGTCAAGGCCACCACTGCAGAACTGTTACGGAAGCAGGAGGAATTAGAAAGGAAAGCGAAGGAGCTGGAGAGAAGAGAGCGAGAGCTGGACGCTCATGCGCTTGGATCTGGAGCAT CTCGTCAGAATAATTGGCCCCCACTGCCCTCCTTCTGTCCGGTGGGACCCTGTTTCTACCAGGACATTAATGTGGAGATCAGCCAAAACTTCCAGCGCACTGTCACCACTATGTACTACTACTGGATGT TCACAGCATGCACTTTGGCCTTTAACCTCTTCTCCTGCTTGGCTATGTTCTGTGTGGATCCTGGTAATGGAGTGGGCTTTGGTCTTGCCATCCTGTGGGCTCTCCTCTTCACCCCCTGCTCTTTCGTCTGTTGGTACAGGCCTGTGTACAAAGCATTTAG GAGTGACAGTTCTTTCAACTTCTTTGCATTCTTTTTCGTCTTCTTCGCCCAGCTGGTGCTTTACGTTATTATGACTATTGGCATCCCTGGCTGGGGCTTCAG TGGCTGGATCGTGAGTCTTGCTGCTCTTCGGACCAGCAAGGCGGTGGGTGTGATCATGTTGTTAAACTCCGTGCTCTTCACCGCTCAAGCAGCGATGGGAGTCGTGCTGCTCAAGAGG GTTCATTCTATGTACAGGAAGACTGAGGCGAGTTTCCAGAAGGCCCAGGCAGAGTTTGCCACCGGTGTGCTTTCCAATCAGGCCGTGCGTCAGGCAGCTGCCAGCGCCACTGTCTCTGCGGCACAGGGCGCCTTCACTGCACCCCGGTAG
- the rnf115b gene encoding E3 ubiquitin-protein ligase RNF115 isoform X2: protein MAEAAAAPRHRYFCHCCKCEIDPKLPEYVCPRCESGFIEELSENNSLQRSDVTGAGDEITSQFSELWQLLFMERSALLSDPTVTDVLRSRSGVEAAVGAPASGPVGPVASTESSTVCTEPSHLPQVSSSHQRNPRLDQGQAMEGIVQQFLAGLFTNSDITGSQPSSWSSMLHSNPEDYAWGQGGLDAVITQHASWNALCVKKSILQENLCGSCPVSTAITATVLCLGYNCTTPVLSAGKVWMVRTVVSSHLLGQTRHHRPYRNVALFIGVNYDQSRTDRYTNSHEHHILKDI, encoded by the exons ATGGCCGAGGCTGCCGCGGCTCCACGACACCGGTATTTCTGTCATTGCTGTAAATGTGAAATCGATCCTAAACTCCCG GAGTATGTGTGTCCCAGATGTGAATCTGGTTTCATTGAAGAGCTTTCGGAGAATAACAG tCTTCAGAGGTCTGATGTTACTGGTGCAGGTGATGAAATAACCTCACAGTTTTCAGAG CTGTGGCAGCTGCTCTTCATGGAACGTTCGGCCCTCCTGTCTGACCCCACAGTCACAGATGTCCTCCGGAGCCGCTCTGGGGTCGAGGCTGCAGTTGGTGCTCCTGCCTCTGGGCCGGTGGGACCTGTAGCTTCCACAGAGTCTTCTACAGTCTGCACTGAGCCGTCACACCTCCCTCAAGTGTCAAGCAGTCACCAGCGAAACCCAAGACTGGATCAGGGACAGGCTATGGAGGG gATTGTCCAGCAGTTCTTGGCCGGTCTGTTTACCAATTCAGACATTACTGGTTCCCAACCATCTTCGTG GTCGAGCATGTTACACTCTAACCCTGAAGATTACGCTTGGGGACAAGGAGGCCTAGATGCGGTCATTACACAG CATGCCAGCTGGAATGCCCTGTGTGTAAAGAAGAGTATTCTACAGGAGAATCTGTGCGGCAGCTGCCCTGTCTCCACTGCTATCACAGCAACTGTATTGTGCCTTGGCTACAACTG CACGACACCTGTCCTGTCTGCCGGAAAAGTCTGGATGGTGAGGACCGTGGTTTCCAGCCACCTCCTAGGCCAAACCCGTCATCACCGACCGTATAGGAACGTAGCACTCTTTATTGGTGTTAATTATGATCAATCCAGGACAGATAGATACACAAACAGTCATGAGCACCATATTTTGAAAGACATTTGA
- the mrps21 gene encoding 28S ribosomal protein S21, mitochondrial yields MANHLRFVARTVMVQNGNVDAAYGALSRMLSSDGIIESVKRRRYFEKPCRKRQRENYENCKRIYHAEMARKISFVSRTQRPDPWLGC; encoded by the exons ATGGCGAATCACCTTCGTTTCGTTGCTCGGACTGTCATGGTACAAAATGGCAACGTCGATGCGGCGTATGGCGCTCTTAGCAG AATGCTGTCCTCGGATGGAATCATTGAATCGGTGAAACGCAGGAGATACTTTGAAAAACCCTGCCGcaagaggcagagagagaattATGAGAACTGTAAGAGAATTTACCATGCTGAGATGGCCCGAAAGATATCTTTCGTATCAAGGACACAAAGACCGGATCCATGGCTTGGGTGTTAA